The proteins below are encoded in one region of Belonocnema kinseyi isolate 2016_QV_RU_SX_M_011 chromosome 5, B_treatae_v1, whole genome shotgun sequence:
- the LOC117172600 gene encoding glucose dehydrogenase [FAD, quinone]-like — translation MSCNCPLSANTGPTLASTCGGASFLLFMGILESYIRRQCDLEDPCNRPLAREEPNSRYDFVVIGGGSGGATVASRLSEDRNFSVLLIEAGPDEPTWTQVPSFFLNFVHSDIDWQYATESEDQACLNSEDRKCYWGRGKVLGGSSVMNGMMYMRGSRKDFDDWEKMGNIGWSYEDVLPYFIKSENNLQFNEMDSGYHGTGGPLPVTQFNFHPPLSFSLLDAGKELGYDTVDLNGRKHTGFAIAQTTTENGSRFSVARAFVRPARNRSNFHIILNSTATKIIFNEQKKAVGVELVRDGKLERVGVDKEVIVSGGAVNSPQILLNSGIGPREDLENVGVPVVHDLPGVGKNLHNHVSYSLSFTINETAVNTLNWATAMEYLLSRNGPMSGTGVSEVTAMINTKYADPREDNPDIQLIFGGYLAYCSETGTIREKEGSKTEINIYPTVLHPKSKGYLKLKNCDPLSKPIIQPKYLQHPDDVGALVEGIKFAIRLAETQSLKAVDFELDRTPCKNCEHLEFGSDSYWECAVKHDTFPENHQAGSCKMGPPSDPLAVVDNELRVKGIQGVRVADTSIMPQVTSGNTNAPAIMIGERAADLIKNSWNSKPIKSESPHNNPHNYGQYPNHAHDYDHNHYHHYHHHHHHQYDNGQLHPLPKVQRSKFAAAA, via the exons ATGAGTTGCAATTGTCCACTTAGTGCAAACACTGGACCAACTTTGGCCTCAACATGTGGCGGTGCATCTTTTTTGCTTTTTATGGGCATTCTTGAATCTTACATTCGCAGACAATGCGACCTTGAAGATCCTTGTAATCGACCATTGGCTAGAGAGGAACCGAATTCAAG ataTGATTTTGTGGTGATTGGAGGGGGAAGTGGAGGAGCAACAGTTGCTTCAAGATTATCAGAAGACAGAAATTTCTCAGTTTTGTTAATCGAAGCAGGTCCTGACGAACCTACATGGACTCAAGTaccatcattttttttaaattttgtgcatTCTGATATCGACTGGCAATATGCAACCGAAAGTGAAGATCAAGCCTGCCTCAATAGCGAAGATCGAAAATGTTATTGGGGACGAGGAAAG GTTTTAGGAGGGTCAAGTGTCATGAATGGAATGATGTACATGAGAGGATCCCGAAAAGATTTTGATGATTGGGAAAAAATGGGTAACATCGGTTGGTCTTACGAGGATGTGTTACCATATTTTATCAAGagtgaaaataatttacaattcaacGAAATGGATTCTGGATATCATGGTACCGGTGGACCTCTTCCAGTCactcaatttaattttcatcctcCCCTCAGTTTCAGTCTACTCGATGCTGGAAAGGAATTGG GCTACGATACAGTGGATTTGAATGGAAGAAAGCACACTGGATTCGCAATTGCTCAAACTACAACAGAAAATGGTTCCAGATTTTCCGTGGCTCGAGCCTTTGTCCGACCTGCCAGAAATCGATcaaattttcacataattttgaattCGACTGCGACCAAGATTATTTTTAACGAGCAGAAAAAAGCAGTGGGTGTTGAATTGGTTCGTGATGGAAAATTAGAACGGGTTGGTGTTGACAAAGAAGTCATCGTTAGCGGAG GGGCAGTCAATTCACCACAGATACTTTTGAACAGTGGAATTGGACCAAGAGAGGATTTGGAAAATGTTGGAGTTCCGGTAGTTCATGATCTTCCTGGAGTTGGAAAAAATTTACACAATCATGTTTCCTATTCTCTCAGTTTCACTATTAATGAAACAGCTGTTAATACACTAAACTGGGCCACTGCTATGGAATATTTACTTTCAAGAAATGGACCCATGTCTGGGACAG GTGTTTCAGAAGTAACAGCAATGATAAATACAAAGTACGCAGATCCTCGAGAAGACAATCCagatattcaattaatttttggaggATATTTGGCATATTGTTCAGAAACTGGAACTATTCGGGAAAAAGAGGGTTCAAAAACAGAAATTAACATCTATCCAACTGTACTCCATCCAAAAAGCAAAGgatatcttaaactaaaaaattgcgATCCTCTTTCGAAACCAATTATACAACCAAAATATTTGCAACATCCAGACGATGTTGGTGCCCTCGTTGAAggaattaaatttgcaattcgATTGGCCGAAACTCAAAGTCTCAAGGC tgtTGATTTCGAGTTAGATAGAACCCCATGCAAAAATTGTGAGCACCTAGAATTTGGCAGTGATTCCTACTGGGAGTGTGCTGTAAAACATGATACATTTCCTGAAAATCATCAAGCTGGTTCCTGTAAGATGGGGCCTCCATCGGACCCACTGGCAGTTGTTGATAATGAATTAAGAGTTAAGGGCATTCAAGGTGTCAGGGTTGCCGATACCAGCATAATGCCCCAAGTTACTTCCGGAAATACCAATGCCCCCGCAATTATGATAGGGGAACGGGCTGCCGATTTGATCAAAAACAGTTGGAATTCAAAGCCCATCAAGTCTGAATCCCCCCATAATAATCCTCATAATTATGGACAGTATCCCAACCATGCTCATGACTATGATCATAACCACtatcatcattatcatcatcatcatcatcatcaataCGACAATGGTCAGCTTCATCCTCTTCCAAAAGTACAGCGTTCCAAATTTGCAGCCGCTGCTTAA